TCGCCACAATCACAATCGCCTTCGCCAAAATCAAAATCGTCTTCTCCAAATCTGGAATTGACTTGTTTCAAAGACATAAAGGCTTTTTCTATTAATTTAAAAAAATCATGATAATAATAACGTTCTCCATTAATTGCTTGCTCGATTGCAAGATCTAAAGCTGTCGTGCCATTAATATCTTTTGCATCTAAAAAAGTTTTCAAAAAACCTGGATTTTGTTCATTTATTTGTTTGGCCGCTTCAATCAATAATTTAGAGATTTCGATACATCTTCCAATGGTAGCACAATGTAAAGCTGTCGAGCCGTTCTTATCTTTTACATTTAAAAAAGTTTCCAAAAACTTTGGATTTTGTTTATTTATTTGTTTGGCCGTGTCAATCAATAATTCAGTGATTTTAAAACTTCCTAAAAAAGCAGCATAATGAAAAGCTGTCCAGCCATCATTATCTTCTGCATTTAAAAAAGTTTCCAAAAAACCTGGATTTTGTTCATTTATTTGTTTGGCCATATCAATCAATAATCCAACAATTTCTATACAATTTATTTTTACTGCTTCCATTAAAATTGTTTGTTTATAATCTGGTTTATTATAAAAATTATACTTTGTATTTAAATCAAGATCATTCTCATCGATTAAAGACTTAACCGTTTTTGAATCCTTTTCTATTATGGCGTTCATTAGCTTTTGTTCAAGTTCGCCGGCAAAACATGAAAAAACGAAATTTGCGGTGGTTGCTGTGACTATAATAATTTTTTTAATATTGTTCATAAAATCCTTCATAAAATTATTGCGTGTGTTGGCTTTTTAATTAACAAAATAAATATTTTTTTAGTTATGTATTTTGAAAAGATTAAGGTTTAAAATATATATATAAGATTTTTTTTGTAAATATTTTATTTATAGATATATGTGCAGAATTAGCATTGGAAGGGTGCTTTAATTTTTTTATATAAATTTCGAGATTATTTTTATTAAATTGAGATTTAGTTAAAACTTTTAAAATATTGCACAACCGCAGGCTTTTTCATGTTTAATTGGAATATC
This DNA window, taken from Candidatus Dependentiae bacterium, encodes the following:
- a CDS encoding ankyrin repeat domain-containing protein — encoded protein: MNNIKKIIIVTATTANFVFSCFAGELEQKLMNAIIEKDSKTVKSLIDENDLDLNTKYNFYNKPDYKQTILMEAVKINCIEIVGLLIDMAKQINEQNPGFLETFLNAEDNDGWTAFHYAAFLGSFKITELLIDTAKQINKQNPKFLETFLNVKDKNGSTALHCATIGRCIEISKLLIEAAKQINEQNPGFLKTFLDAKDINGTTALDLAIEQAINGERYYYHDFFKLIEKAFMSLKQVNSRFGEDDFDFGEGDCDCGD